A region from the Lolium perenne isolate Kyuss_39 chromosome 4, Kyuss_2.0, whole genome shotgun sequence genome encodes:
- the LOC127296577 gene encoding cyclin-A3-1-like isoform X2, producing the protein MEPRGRRRKQQATDPEPEEAMGNKENSASAAPPPKRPRTGRNPLAELPTTANNASASAAPAPIQASKRTTRAAAREAAAAAVEEEARKREAAAVAPRPAPSKQPDAGAAQASVAPYVGDIDQYLRSLEAEQLRRPRDDYIGTIQNDISANMRGILVDWLVDVADEFKLLADTLYLAVTYIDRFLTVSVVSRNKLQLLGVASLLVAAKYEEIYLPKVNEFSEITDGTYTKQQVVKMEADILKFLNFQVGGPTIRTFLRKFLTSCRGGNPASAKRLELTCSYLAELSLIDYDCIKFLPSVIAAACLFVARLTISPKTRPWNLTLQESTGYKVSDLKSCILRIHDLQLGRKYPTLKASKSKYSDRKFGCVSTVTAPEEIPASFLEDTSK; encoded by the exons ATGGAGCCACGCGGCCGCCGGCGGAAGCAGCAGGCGACGGACCCGGAGCCGGAGGAGGCGATGGGGAACAAGGAGAACAGCGCCAGCGCGGCGCCGCCACCCAAGAGACCGCGCACGGGCCGCAATCCCCTGGCCGAGCTCCCCACCACCGCAAACAACGCCTCGGCgtcggcggcgccggcgccgatTCAGGCGTCCAAGCGGACGACGCGCGCGGCGGCGAGGGAGGCCGCCgccgcggcggtggaggaggaggcgcggaAGCGGGAGGCGGCGGCCGTTGCCCCCCGCCCGGCGCCCTCGAAGCAGCCTGACGCCGGGGCGGCGCAGGCGTCGGTCGCCCCGTACGTCGGGGACATCGACCAGTACCTGCGGTCCCTCGAG GCAGAACAATTGAGGAGGCCGAGGGATGACTATATTGGGACAATACAGAACGACATCAGCGCTAACATGAGGGGGATCCTGGTGGATTGGCTGGTGGATGTGGCTGACGAGTTCAAGCTTCTGGCTGACACACTCTACCTCGCGGTTACGTATATTGACCGCTTCCTCACCGTGAGTGTCGTCAGCCGGAACAAGCTCCAGTTGCTGGGCGTTGCTTCTTTGCTTGTTGCTGC GAAGTATGAAGAAATTTATCTTCCTAAGGTGAACGAGTTCAGTGAGATTACTGATGGCACATACACCAAGCAACAG GTGGTGAAGATGGAGGCTGACATACTGAAATTTCTCAACTTTCAGGTTGGGGGGCCCACCATCAGAACCTTTCTACG GAAATTCTTAACTTCATGTCGTGGAGGCAAT CCTGCAAGTGCAAAAAGATTGGAGCTTACGTGTAGCTATCTCGCGGAACTGAGCTTGATAGACTACGACTGCATAAAGTTCCTGCCATCAGTTATCGCTGCTGCCTGCCTGTTTGTAGCCAGGCTGACAATCAGCCCAAAGACTCGTCCTTGG AACTTGACGCTGCAAGAGAGCACGGGCTACAAGGTATCTGATCTCAAGAGTTGCATCTTGAGGATACATGATTTGCAGTTGGGCAGAAAGTATCCAACCCTGAAAGCCAGCAAAAGCAAGTATAGTGACCGCAAG TTCGGGTGCGTGTCGACAGTGACTGCACCggaagaaattcctgcatctttTCTCGAAGACACCAGCAAGTGA
- the LOC127296577 gene encoding cyclin-A3-1-like isoform X1: MEPRGRRRKQQATDPELEEAMGNKENSASAAPPPKKPRTDRKPLAELPTTATNASASAASAPIQASKRTTRAAAREAAAAAVEEEARKREAAAIAPRPAASKQPDAGAAQASVAPYVGDIDQYLRSLEAEQLRRPRDDYIGTIQNDISANMRGILVDWLVDVADEFKLLADTLYLAVSYIDRFLTVSVVSRNKLQLLGVASLLVAAKYEEIYLPKVNEFSEITDGTYTKQQVVKMEADILKFLNFQVGGPTIRTFLRKFLTSCRGGNPASAKRLELTCSYLAELSLIDYDCIKFLPSVIAAACLFVARLTISPKTRPWNLTLQESTGYKVSDLKSCILRIHDLQLGRKYPTLKASKSKYSDRKFGCVSTVTAPEEIPASFLEDTSK, encoded by the exons ATGGAGCCACGCGGCCGCCGGCGGAAGCAGCAGGCGACGGATCCGGAGCTGGAGGAGGCGATGGGGAACAAGGAGAACAGCGCCAGCGCGGCGCCGCCACCCAAGAAGCCGCGCACGGACCGCAAGCCCCTGGCCGAGCTCCCCACCACCGCAACCAACGCCTCGGCGTCTGCGGCGTCGGCGCCGATTCAGGCGTCCAAGCGGACGACGCGCGCGGCGGCGAGGGAGGCCGCCgccgcggcggtggaggaggaggcgcggaagcgggaggcggcggccattGCGCCCCGCCCGGCGGCCTCGAAGCAGCCTGACGCCGGGGCGGCGCAGGCGTCGGTCGCCCCGTACGTCGGGGACATCGACCAGTACCTGCGGTCCCTCGAG GCGGAACAATTGAGGAGGCCGAGGGATGACTATATTGGGACAATACAGAACGACATCAGCGCTAACATGAGGGGGATCCTGGTGGATTGGCTGGTGGATGTGGCTGACGAGTTCAAGCTTCTGGCTGACACACTCTACCTCGCGGTTTCGTATATTGACCGCTTCCTCACAGTGAGTGTCGTCAGCCGGAACAAGCTCCAGTTGCTGGGCGTTGCTTCGCTGCTTGTTGCTGC GAAGTATGAAGAAATTTATCTTCCTAAGGTGAACGAGTTCAGTGAGATTACTGATGGCACATACACCAAACAACAG GTGGTGAAGATGGAGGCTGACATACTGAAATTTCTCAACTTTCAGGTGGGGGGCCCCACCATAAGAACTTTTCTACG GAAATTCTTAACTTCATGTCGTGGAGGCAAT CCTGCAAGTGCAAAAAGATTGGAGCTTACGTGTAGCTATCTCGCGGAACTGAGCTTGATAGACTACGACTGCATAAAGTTCCTGCCATCAGTTATCGCTGCTGCCTGCCTGTTTGTAGCCAGGCTGACAATCAGCCCAAAGACTCGTCCTTGG AACTTGACGCTGCAAGAGAGCACGGGCTACAAGGTATCTGATCTCAAGAGTTGCATCTTGAGGATACATGATTTGCAGTTGGGCAGAAAGTATCCAACCCTGAAAGCCAGCAAAAGCAAGTATAGTGACCGCAAG TTCGGGTGCGTGTCGACAGTGACTGCACCggaagaaattcctgcatctttTCTCGAAGACACCAGCAAGTGA